In Xiphophorus hellerii strain 12219 chromosome 13, Xiphophorus_hellerii-4.1, whole genome shotgun sequence, the following proteins share a genomic window:
- the psmb12 gene encoding proteasome 20S subunit beta 12, whose product MEKHYTDSKVKGVSTGTTILAAIFDGGVVIGSDSRASMGGEYVSSKTINKVIQVHDRIFCCMAGSLADAQAVIKSAKSHLSFHSVQMESPPLVIAAASVLKELCYKNKDELQAGFLTAGWDSKKGAQVYVVSLGGMLISQQVTIGGSGSTYIYGYVDAKYKPNMTREECLQFATNALALAMGRDNVSGGVAHLVVITGKGVEHVVVPGDKLPRFHDE is encoded by the exons ATGGAGAAACACTACACGGACTCAAAAGTCAAAGGAGTCAGCACAGGG ACCACCATCTTGGCTGCCATATTTGATGGAGGGGTCGTGATTGGATCTGACTCCAGAGCTTCTAtgggagg GGAATATGTTTCTTCTAAGACCATCAACAAGGTGATTCAGGTTCATGACCGGATCTTCTGCTGCATGGCTGGTTCACTGGCAGACGCTCAAGCCGTCATCAAATCAGCAAAGTCTCACCTGTCCTTCCACAG TGTGCAGATGGAGAGTCCTCCTCTGGTGATTGCAGCAGCGTCCGTCCTGAAAGAATTatgttataaaaacaaagatgagcTGCAGGCTGGTTTCCTTACAGCAGGATGGGACAGCAAGAAAGGAGCACAG GTTTATGTTGTGTCTCTGGGTGGGATGTTAATCAGTCAGCAGGTTACCATCGGCGGCTCAGGAAGCACCTACATCTACGGATACGTTGACGCTAAATACAAACCCAACATGACCAGAGAGGAATGTCTACAGTTTGCCACCAATG ctcttgcTCTGGCGATGGGCAGGGACAACGTCAGCGGAGGTGTTGCTCACCTGGTGGTGATCACAGGAAAAGGGGTGGAGCATGTGGTTGTACCTGGAGACAAGCTGCCAAGATTCCatgatgaatga
- the psmb9a gene encoding proteasome subunit beta type-9: MLGEAEPQWLSEEVKTGTTIIAIEFNGGVVLGSDSRVSAGESVVNRVMNKLSPLHDKIYCALSGSAADAQTIAEMVNYQLDVHSMEIGEDPQVRSAATLVKNISYKYKEELSAHLIVAGWDRKDGGQVFATLKGLLTKQPFAVGGSGSSYVYGFVDAEYRKGMNKKECQQFVVNTLSLAMNRDGSSGGVAYLVTIDEHGTEEKVILGNDLPTFFDQ, encoded by the exons ATGTTGGGAGAAGCAGAGCCGCAATGGTTGTCCGAGGAGGTGAAAACAGGA ACAACTATAATCGCCATAGAGTTTAATGGAGGCGTCGTGTTGGGCTCTGATTCCAGAGTGTCTGCAGG GGAGTCCGTGGTGAACAGGGTGATGAATAAATTGTCTCCACTCCATGATAAGATCTACTGCGCCCTGTCAGGATCCGCTGCAGACGCTCAGACCATCGCTGAGATGGTGAACTACCAGCTGGATGTCCACAG CATGGAAATCGGTGAGGACCCACAGGTTCGCTCAGCTGCCACTCTAGTGAAGAACATTTCATACAAATACAAGGAGGAGCTGTCAGCTCATCTTATTGTCGCTGGATGGGACAGAAAAGATGGAGGACAG GTTTTTGCCACCCTGAAAGGTCTCCTGACCAAACAGCCTTTCGCTGTTGGCGGCTCAGGAAGCTCCTACGTTTATGGATTTGTTGATGCTGAGTATCGAAAAGGAATGAATAAGAAGGAGTGTCAGCAGTTTGTGGTTAACA CTCTCTCTTTGGCCATGAACCGCGACGGCTCCAGCGGTGGCGTGGCCTACTTGGTCACCATTGACGAACACGGCACAGAGGAGAAAGTCATTCTGGGAAATGATTTACCAACCTTTTTTGATCAGTGA